One Simonsiella muelleri ATCC 29453 DNA window includes the following coding sequences:
- a CDS encoding phage tail tape measure protein: MSQSNITAGIQITANVDGIQEINNLSQAVDDASEQVQEMQRIAAAKTTLGLDVDDHARAEIQKLDKAFDDLKRSGGLSQAELARAAQLHAQKVGELEQSLKRTKPSLADMTNGIQGLVGAGGGLAYVTNEAIKFESAMAQVKKVTDATPEQINALSGSLKEMAGQLGMMPDELAQIAAAGGQMGLAFDKLPQFTQMTAQMANAFGISADAAGEMSAKISNVYGLQINEMAELGDAINALGNTTAAKEKEIGEVLMRMGGNAKQFGLLKEEAAALAATFVSLGKSPEEAGTAINALLSKLQNAKIGTNDFKDGLNALGLSAEEMAANIATNPQRALDDFLQRLDKLDKQARSEILGQMFGAEYSDDLALLTGSLKTYTEAVATATDHTKNFGAMQREADAALNTTEGKMNQAKAEIASAAIELGNTLLPIIQLTANVIGDVAKAVTSVSEQYPVLSQMAVLFLGAKMASEGLSASLKLLGVDSETSFGNTKKSLSELKKELKDAAQAAKEVGRDIKNAVKGNLDDMSNNNNAIKKLSGSLKEMAAIAAEAFAAFEVGHGMGTWLYENVGFAQNLGDNMAKVIAYMDAMVTDRTFEDVNREFRTTNELARELEKNQKAAAQAAEKRKATEAQAAEAQKAKLAELRAEYSKIQQKYDEVSGNLKKMVDDGKANTQAYRDLSAEQALLAGKLMQSQLALKDFSDNNTANTAQTQAALNNLGVTAEQLSGNLSKAASASIADFATAAASIGNHAEQMATVFQAAVEKMDSPEALFALKNSLSEAGAKAGLTADEINQIAALAPQVGLGLAQISKPLGDAEAAATALGVSLENALLLGTTGAMTTALGHFDKLTAQLDGLKQNGINTGMVLRESLSKLTDTAQSEGDIDALKFKINQLGETGKLSMQDVERAILAADQKLNQLKQNTDPTAQAFESLGIQTRESLRLAGEESRQAFELVKNSGQATAADIQAAFAKTAQSMLASGDAQQQAWVQSQAAAYNYAVTVDATGKASLQAAAQTQQAADTQIQAHQQVTQAATESAQAQSQAAKAAVENVENVGKAAEFSQHKMSDLGSKVHETLKKMGAYATFGTASWANTLRSVQDMYININQTVQRLNEETENGGNIAEHLARAELMAANNARKLDKTTLNNLHQAIDKARQKMQQLADEAANARKEAEKELLRAQGRDGDVQKLEQQEKLNALKRKQAQAQKTGNRQAQDDYAAAIAAQQAAYQAQAEREAEQQRQ, from the coding sequence ATGTCGCAATCCAATATCACAGCAGGTATTCAGATTACCGCGAACGTGGACGGTATTCAAGAAATCAACAATTTGAGTCAAGCGGTTGATGATGCCAGCGAACAAGTACAAGAAATGCAGCGCATCGCCGCAGCCAAAACCACACTGGGCTTGGACGTGGACGACCATGCACGCGCAGAAATTCAAAAATTAGACAAAGCATTTGATGATTTGAAGCGCAGCGGTGGCTTATCGCAAGCCGAATTGGCGCGTGCTGCTCAATTGCACGCGCAAAAAGTGGGCGAATTAGAGCAAAGTTTGAAAAGAACCAAGCCATCATTAGCTGATATGACCAATGGCATTCAAGGTTTGGTGGGGGCTGGCGGTGGTTTGGCGTATGTAACCAACGAAGCGATTAAATTTGAAAGCGCAATGGCGCAAGTCAAAAAAGTAACCGATGCCACGCCCGAGCAAATTAACGCGCTTTCAGGCAGCCTCAAAGAAATGGCAGGACAATTGGGCATGATGCCCGATGAATTGGCGCAAATCGCGGCGGCTGGTGGGCAAATGGGTTTGGCGTTTGACAAGCTGCCGCAGTTTACCCAAATGACCGCGCAAATGGCAAATGCCTTTGGCATCAGCGCGGACGCGGCTGGCGAAATGTCCGCTAAAATCAGCAATGTATACGGCTTGCAAATCAACGAAATGGCAGAGTTGGGCGATGCCATCAATGCACTGGGCAACACCACTGCCGCCAAAGAAAAAGAAATTGGCGAAGTGTTGATGCGAATGGGCGGTAATGCCAAGCAATTTGGCTTGCTCAAAGAAGAAGCGGCGGCGTTGGCGGCGACTTTTGTCAGCTTAGGCAAATCGCCCGAAGAGGCTGGCACGGCAATTAATGCGTTATTGTCTAAATTGCAGAACGCCAAAATCGGCACGAATGACTTCAAAGACGGTTTGAACGCGTTGGGTTTATCGGCTGAAGAAATGGCTGCCAACATCGCCACCAACCCACAACGCGCCCTAGATGATTTTTTGCAACGTCTTGATAAATTAGACAAACAAGCGCGTAGTGAGATTTTAGGGCAGATGTTTGGTGCGGAATATTCTGATGATTTGGCGTTGCTCACAGGCAGCCTGAAAACCTATACCGAAGCGGTCGCCACTGCCACCGACCACACCAAAAATTTTGGCGCAATGCAACGAGAAGCCGACGCTGCACTCAACACCACCGAAGGCAAAATGAATCAAGCCAAAGCCGAAATTGCCAGTGCCGCCATTGAGTTGGGTAATACCTTGCTGCCGATTATTCAATTGACTGCGAATGTCATAGGCGATGTCGCCAAAGCGGTTACGTCAGTATCAGAGCAATATCCCGTTTTGAGTCAAATGGCGGTGTTGTTTTTGGGCGCGAAAATGGCGAGTGAGGGCTTGAGTGCGTCCTTGAAACTGTTGGGCGTGGACAGTGAGACCAGTTTTGGCAACACCAAAAAATCATTATCCGAACTCAAAAAAGAGTTGAAAGACGCAGCACAAGCCGCTAAAGAAGTCGGACGCGACATTAAAAACGCAGTCAAAGGCAATTTAGACGATATGTCCAATAATAACAACGCCATCAAAAAACTTTCAGGCAGCCTCAAAGAAATGGCAGCCATTGCTGCTGAAGCCTTTGCAGCGTTTGAAGTTGGGCATGGCATGGGGACTTGGTTGTATGAAAATGTTGGGTTTGCGCAAAATTTAGGCGACAACATGGCAAAAGTCATTGCGTATATGGACGCGATGGTAACCGACCGTACGTTTGAAGATGTGAACCGTGAATTTCGCACCACCAACGAATTAGCACGTGAATTAGAAAAAAATCAAAAAGCCGCCGCCCAAGCAGCTGAAAAACGCAAAGCCACTGAAGCCCAAGCGGCTGAAGCACAAAAAGCCAAATTAGCCGAATTACGCGCAGAATACAGCAAAATTCAGCAAAAATACGATGAAGTTTCAGGCAACCTGAAAAAAATGGTAGATGATGGCAAAGCCAATACCCAAGCCTATCGCGACCTATCTGCCGAACAAGCCTTGCTGGCTGGCAAATTGATGCAAAGCCAACTGGCACTTAAAGACTTCAGCGACAACAACACCGCCAACACCGCACAAACTCAAGCAGCTTTAAACAATCTAGGCGTAACAGCGGAGCAGCTTTCAGGCAATCTATCCAAAGCAGCCAGCGCAAGTATTGCTGATTTTGCCACCGCAGCTGCCAGTATTGGCAATCATGCCGAGCAAATGGCAACCGTGTTTCAGGCAGCCGTAGAAAAAATGGACTCGCCCGAAGCCTTGTTCGCGCTCAAAAATAGCCTGTCCGAAGCAGGCGCAAAAGCAGGTTTAACCGCTGATGAGATTAATCAAATCGCTGCCCTTGCGCCACAAGTGGGACTGGGTTTGGCGCAAATCAGCAAACCGTTGGGCGATGCCGAAGCCGCCGCCACCGCGCTGGGTGTGAGTTTAGAGAATGCCTTGTTGTTAGGCACAACAGGCGCAATGACCACTGCACTGGGTCATTTTGACAAACTAACCGCGCAACTGGACGGCTTGAAACAAAACGGTATCAACACAGGCATGGTGTTACGCGAAAGTTTGAGCAAACTAACCGATACCGCGCAGTCTGAAGGCGATATTGACGCGTTGAAATTTAAAATCAATCAATTGGGTGAGACAGGCAAACTGTCCATGCAAGACGTGGAACGCGCTATTTTGGCAGCCGACCAAAAATTGAATCAATTGAAACAAAATACCGACCCCACCGCACAAGCTTTTGAATCATTGGGTATTCAAACGCGTGAAAGTTTGCGCTTGGCTGGCGAAGAGAGCCGCCAAGCATTTGAATTGGTCAAAAACAGCGGTCAGGCTACGGCGGCGGATATTCAGGCTGCCTTTGCCAAAACCGCGCAATCCATGCTGGCAAGTGGCGATGCCCAACAACAAGCATGGGTTCAATCACAAGCCGCTGCCTACAACTATGCGGTAACGGTTGATGCGACAGGCAAAGCCAGTCTTCAGGCAGCCGCGCAAACCCAACAAGCAGCCGATACGCAAATTCAAGCACATCAACAAGTTACCCAAGCGGCGACCGAATCCGCACAAGCGCAAAGCCAAGCCGCCAAAGCAGCTGTGGAAAATGTGGAAAACGTGGGCAAGGCAGCCGAATTCAGCCAGCATAAAATGTCGGATTTAGGCTCAAAAGTCCATGAAACGCTTAAGAAAATGGGGGCGTATGCCACGTTTGGCACGGCTTCGTGGGCTAACACGCTGCGTAGCGTACAGGATATGTACATCAACATCAATCAAACCGTCCAACGTTTGAACGAAGAAACCGAAAACGGCGGCAACATCGCCGAACATTTGGCACGCGCCGAACTCATGGCAGCCAATAACGCTAGAAAATTAGACAAAACCACGTTGAATAATTTACACCAAGCGATTGATAAAGCGCGTCAAAAAATGCAACAACTGGCAGACGAAGCCGCCAACGCACGCAAAGAAGCCGAGAAAGAATTGCTCCGCGCACAAGGTCGTGATGGCGATGTGCAAAAATTAGAGCAACAAGAGAAACTAAATGCGCTCAAGCGAAAACAAGCCCAAGCGCAAAAAACAGGCAACCGCCAAGCGCAAGACGATTACGCGGCTGCCATTGCTGCCCAACAAGCCGCTTACCAAGCCCAAGCAGAGCGTGAAGCCGAACAACAACGCCAATAA
- a CDS encoding phage tail terminator protein, producing MNLFAVLPLLKARLADLPDVHTVQSIQELAQLLEQRDIQPIDNALYVGLDGYAPINQTAGNKRMKKKRLSFSVILAKQFYGAVDVPHEDIATGEMLHRICASLQGWQPETADQRPMTITPFDEVQAVEPLYYDNFALYPLRFETEILINYSKD from the coding sequence ATGAATTTATTTGCTGTTTTGCCATTACTCAAGGCGCGGCTGGCGGATTTGCCTGATGTTCACACGGTTCAATCCATTCAAGAATTGGCGCAATTGTTGGAGCAACGCGACATTCAGCCAATAGACAACGCGTTATACGTGGGTTTGGACGGCTACGCGCCGATTAACCAAACGGCTGGCAACAAACGCATGAAAAAGAAACGCTTAAGTTTTAGTGTGATTTTAGCTAAACAATTTTATGGTGCGGTTGACGTGCCGCATGAGGACATCGCCACAGGCGAGATGTTGCACCGAATTTGCGCGAGTTTGCAAGGTTGGCAGCCTGAAACCGCCGACCAACGCCCCATGACGATTACGCCGTTTGATGAAGTTCAGGCGGTTGAGCCGCTGTATTATGACAATTTTGCGTTGTATCCGTTGCGTTTTGAGACAGAAATTTTAATTAATTATTCAAAGGATTAA
- a CDS encoding phage virion morphogenesis protein has protein sequence MLTITSDDLGNVGQALRQLSGSLKNTRPLMRGIATLLENSTRKRFETKTAPDGSRWANWTPSTQRAYAKPIYRQRNKKRYVAALKPRSKERLMRDSSRLLRSLTRHATANLAQVGTNVVYAPHHQFGTKRMVARPMFGLSAQDSADIVDLLHDFVREQWEQS, from the coding sequence ATGTTAACAATCACTTCTGACGATTTAGGGAACGTCGGACAAGCGTTGCGCCAGCTTTCAGGCAGCCTGAAAAACACGCGTCCGTTGATGCGCGGTATTGCCACGCTACTGGAAAACTCTACGCGTAAACGCTTTGAAACCAAAACCGCGCCCGATGGCTCACGTTGGGCAAACTGGACACCCAGTACCCAACGCGCTTACGCCAAACCGATTTACCGCCAACGCAACAAAAAACGCTATGTTGCGGCACTCAAACCGCGTTCTAAAGAACGGTTAATGCGTGATTCATCGCGTTTGTTGCGTAGTTTGACGCGCCATGCCACAGCCAATTTGGCGCAAGTGGGGACAAATGTGGTGTACGCGCCGCATCATCAATTTGGCACAAAACGCATGGTGGCGCGTCCGATGTTTGGGCTGTCGGCGCAAGATAGCGCGGATATTGTGGATTTATTGCACGATTTTGTACGCGAACAATGGGAGCAAAGTTGA
- a CDS encoding major capsid protein gives MSVTHNSAFSTQNLTAAINQIEPTPTQIRELGIFEPYYGTKKVAMIEYKESGLSIVKNSARGKLGGEATDASQRKAEYFEATHLTVTDNILAEDYQDVREFGGNELTNFKNVITEYQNNAKLKLEMTREHLMLGALQGKILDKDGTVIHDLYDKFGLKRPAEISFDLSKDDTKVGLKMDTMLSELRQGFKGAAVTGFVALCGSKFLTELKYHKSIEPLYTRFRDGAVYRESNGINPIEFEHNGVKFIEYTGNFGSKGAKIATNQAILIPVGKKLYLEYFAPADMAAAVNTKALPYYSTMDKLGGNHDLGVSLRSQSNPLPIALRPDLIRILTV, from the coding sequence ATGAGTGTAACCCATAACAGTGCATTTAGCACCCAAAATTTAACCGCAGCCATCAATCAAATTGAGCCGACTCCTACGCAAATTCGCGAATTGGGGATTTTTGAGCCGTACTACGGCACGAAAAAAGTGGCGATGATTGAATACAAAGAAAGCGGTTTGTCTATTGTTAAAAATTCGGCACGTGGCAAATTGGGCGGCGAGGCAACCGACGCGTCTCAACGAAAAGCCGAATATTTTGAAGCCACGCATTTGACGGTAACGGACAACATCTTAGCAGAAGATTATCAAGATGTTCGCGAGTTTGGCGGCAACGAATTAACCAATTTTAAAAACGTCATCACCGAATACCAAAACAATGCCAAATTGAAATTAGAAATGACACGTGAGCATTTAATGCTGGGCGCGTTGCAAGGCAAAATTTTAGACAAAGATGGCACGGTTATTCATGATTTATATGACAAATTTGGCTTGAAGCGTCCTGCTGAAATCTCTTTTGACTTGAGCAAAGATGACACGAAAGTGGGCTTAAAAATGGACACCATGCTATCGGAATTGCGTCAAGGATTCAAAGGAGCGGCGGTTACGGGGTTTGTGGCTTTGTGTGGTTCAAAATTTTTAACTGAACTCAAGTATCACAAAAGCATTGAACCGTTGTACACGCGCTTTCGTGATGGTGCGGTGTATCGCGAGAGCAACGGCATTAATCCGATTGAATTTGAACACAATGGCGTTAAATTCATTGAATACACAGGGAATTTTGGTAGCAAAGGCGCGAAAATTGCCACCAATCAGGCGATTTTGATTCCTGTGGGCAAAAAATTGTATCTGGAATATTTCGCGCCTGCGGACATGGCGGCGGCTGTCAATACTAAAGCTTTGCCTTATTACTCAACGATGGACAAATTGGGCGGTAACCATGATTTAGGTGTGAGTTTGCGTAGCCAGTCTAATCCGTTGCCGATTGCGTTGCGTCCTGATTTGATTCGTATTTTGACGGTGTGA
- a CDS encoding DNA adenine methylase, whose product MNYTQAPLPFTGQKRRFLNHFKTLLKQQIPNDGDGWTIVDAFGGSGLLAHTAKQVLPKARVIYNDFDGYAERLQNINDTNQLRTIIADLLAHYPRNQKLPETLKKTIQATLQTFGGYIDLDCMASWLLFRGRQTTDLNDLIYNHT is encoded by the coding sequence ATGAATTACACACAAGCCCCCTTACCCTTTACAGGGCAAAAACGCCGATTTTTAAACCACTTTAAAACGCTTTTAAAACAGCAAATTCCGAATGATGGCGATGGCTGGACGATTGTTGATGCCTTTGGTGGCTCGGGATTATTGGCTCACACCGCAAAACAAGTTTTACCAAAAGCGCGTGTGATTTACAATGATTTTGACGGCTATGCCGAGCGTTTGCAAAACATCAATGATACCAATCAATTACGCACCATTATTGCCGATTTACTGGCACATTATCCGCGCAATCAAAAGCTGCCTGAAACGCTGAAAAAGACCATTCAGGCTACCTTACAAACATTTGGCGGCTATATTGATTTGGATTGCATGGCGAGTTGGCTGTTGTTTAGAGGTCGGCAAACGACTGATTTAAATGATTTAATATACAATCATACTTAA
- a CDS encoding IS982 family transposase, translated as MPQDEFIIKTYLMVDALYNQLVQKPLRQGGFAPKLSDCELICMEIVGEFLGMDTDKKIWQYFKQHWQNWFPNLGSYPNFAKQCANLYWVKQQMHQKITANWCEQTEYYADAFPIAVCKFARAKRHQNFRAYATFGYCASKKETYYGFKGHLLITRSGMIKAFTFTAANVDERQVLPELLEGKTGFVGADKGYLSSELKDEMKQSHINLQTPYRSNMKDDRSPQFLKWLKNSRRMIETVIGQLTERFNMEIVRTKNLFHQSNRFIRKILSHNFCCLLNQQIQHPITQFAGLIGC; from the coding sequence ATGCCCCAAGACGAATTTATCATTAAAACGTATCTAATGGTAGATGCTTTATACAATCAGCTCGTTCAAAAACCATTAAGACAAGGTGGCTTTGCACCCAAACTTTCAGATTGTGAACTGATTTGTATGGAAATTGTTGGCGAATTTCTCGGTATGGATACCGATAAAAAAATTTGGCAATATTTCAAACAACATTGGCAAAATTGGTTTCCCAATTTAGGCTCTTACCCTAATTTTGCCAAACAATGTGCCAATTTGTATTGGGTTAAACAACAAATGCATCAAAAAATCACTGCAAATTGGTGTGAGCAAACAGAGTATTATGCAGATGCCTTTCCTATTGCAGTCTGTAAATTTGCCCGAGCTAAACGCCATCAAAATTTTCGTGCATATGCGACGTTCGGTTATTGCGCTTCCAAAAAAGAGACCTATTATGGTTTTAAAGGTCATCTTTTGATTACTCGCTCAGGTATGATTAAAGCCTTTACTTTTACAGCTGCCAATGTTGATGAACGGCAGGTATTACCTGAACTTTTAGAAGGCAAAACAGGGTTTGTTGGTGCGGACAAAGGGTATTTAAGTTCTGAATTAAAAGATGAAATGAAACAAAGCCATATTAATTTACAAACACCTTATCGTAGCAATATGAAAGATGACAGAAGTCCTCAATTTCTCAAATGGCTAAAAAATAGTCGCCGTATGATTGAAACAGTTATTGGTCAATTAACAGAGAGATTTAACATGGAAATAGTTCGTACAAAAAATCTGTTTCACCAATCTAACCGTTTTATTCGGAAAATTTTATCGCATAATTTTTGCTGTTTACTGAATCAACAAATTCAACACCCAATTACTCAATTTGCTGGGTTAATTGGGTGTTGA
- a CDS encoding gp436 family protein, producing MMNAVSGSLITQADLVQRFGERELVNLTDRTAKREIVPDVLQKALNDAEAEVNGYLRAAGFRQPFAPVPYALVVKTCDVCRWYLYENGIPDVVQKRYDNAIAWFKLLIKNPSILGFDADGVEEVKASGGMAVIPNELKDWKDVNNHF from the coding sequence ATGATGAATGCGGTTTCAGGCAGCCTGATTACTCAAGCCGATTTAGTCCAACGCTTTGGCGAGCGTGAGCTGGTTAATTTAACCGACCGCACCGCCAAGCGCGAAATCGTACCTGACGTGCTGCAAAAAGCCCTCAACGATGCTGAAGCGGAAGTCAACGGCTATTTGCGAGCAGCAGGTTTCAGGCAGCCTTTTGCGCCAGTTCCTTACGCGTTGGTGGTTAAAACGTGCGATGTATGTCGTTGGTATTTGTATGAAAACGGCATTCCTGATGTGGTGCAAAAGCGTTATGACAACGCGATAGCGTGGTTTAAGTTGCTGATAAAAAATCCGTCTATTTTGGGTTTTGATGCAGACGGCGTGGAAGAAGTCAAGGCAAGTGGTGGCATGGCTGTTATCCCGAATGAATTAAAGGACTGGAAAGATGTTAACAATCACTTCTGA
- a CDS encoding OsmC family protein has product MKITSQWVDGRCFVASNERGNSIVIDGTSPDEGTKRGASPMELLLMGVAGCSSIDVVDIAKKQRQNVVDCITTVEAERADTIPRVFTKIHIHFKVIGHDLQEESIGKAVALSAEKYCSASIMLSKAAEVSHSFEIATA; this is encoded by the coding sequence ATGAAAATCACCAGCCAATGGGTAGATGGACGCTGTTTTGTCGCTAGCAATGAACGCGGCAATTCCATTGTAATAGACGGCACATCACCAGATGAAGGCACCAAACGCGGTGCAAGTCCGATGGAATTATTGTTGATGGGCGTGGCAGGCTGTTCCAGTATTGATGTGGTGGACATCGCCAAAAAGCAACGTCAAAACGTGGTGGATTGCATTACCACAGTTGAAGCCGAACGCGCTGACACGATTCCGCGTGTATTCACGAAAATCCACATTCATTTCAAAGTGATTGGGCATGATTTACAAGAAGAATCTATTGGCAAAGCGGTGGCTTTGTCGGCAGAAAAATATTGTTCTGCGTCTATTATGTTGAGCAAAGCGGCGGAAGTATCGCACAGTTTTGAAATTGCAACTGCTTAA